The Theropithecus gelada isolate Dixy chromosome X, Tgel_1.0, whole genome shotgun sequence genome includes a window with the following:
- the LOC112616557 gene encoding UPF0472 protein C16orf72 translates to MEEQQQEGEAEVAEHWFSKWERQCLAEAEQEEQLPPELQEEAAAELAGLKSEKQKLWHLFQISATAVAQLYKDSGCQQQGLSMWDPFQNAAMAVTSLYKESGDAHQRSFHLGVQVGHQRRIKDVLEWVKKGRSTIRREDLISFLCGKVPPAPPPPRTPRTPPKPPTGAPSQAVATESSSSVDVDLQPFQEATALHGLSGAMAGISMRSGDSPQDSGVASSGRRKSSFLEDDLNPFGSEELALHLDSGGIRKRTSAQCGDGTTDSPIQKRNRMV, encoded by the coding sequence atggaggagcagcagcaggagggcGAGGCCGAGGTCGCGGAGCATTGGTTTTCCAAGTGGGAGCGCCAGTGCCTGGCTGAGGCCGAGCAGGAGGAGCAGCTGCCCCCCGAGCTGCAGGAGGAGGCGGCTGCAGAGTTGGCGGGGCTCAAGAGCGAGAAGCAGAAGCTGTGGCACCTCTTCCAGATCTCGGCCACCGCCGTTGCTCAGCTTTACAAGGATTCTGGGTGCCAACAGCAAGGACTTTCCATGTGGGACCCCTTCCAGAATGCGGCCATGGCCGTGACCAGCCTCTACAAAGAGAGCGGGGATGCCCACCAACGAAGTTTTCACTTGGGGGTCCAGGTTGGCCACCAGCGTCGCATCAAAGATGTGCTGGAGTGGGTGAAAAAGGGCCGGAGCACCATTCGTCGTGAAGACTTGATTAGCTTCCTGTGTGGCAAAGTGCCCCCCGCTCCTCCTCCACCTCGCACTCCTAGGACACCCCCGAAGCCACCCACTGGGGCCCCCAGCCAGGCTGTGGCAACTGAGTCCAGCTCATCGGTGGACGTCGACCTGCAGCCCTTCCAGGAGGCGACCGCCCTGCATGGCCTCAGTGGCGCTATGGCCGGCATCAGCATGCGATCAGGCGACTCGCCTCAAGACAGCGGTGTCGCCAGCAGTGGGCGCCGAAAAAGTAGCTTCTTGGAGGACGACTTGAATCCCTTCGGCTCAGAGGAACTGGCCCTCCATCTGGACAGTGGGGGGATCCGCAAGCGCACCTCGGCCCAATGCGGTGATGGCACCACAGACTCACCAATCCAAAAGCGCAACCGAATGGTCTAA